The following are encoded together in the Serratia sp. UGAL515B_01 genome:
- the yeaG gene encoding protein kinase YeaG — MNIFDHYRQRYEAAKDEEFTLQEFLTICRQDRSAYANAAERLLMAIGEPVMVDTALESRMSRLFSNRVIARYPAFEEFYGMEEAIEQIVSYLKHAAQGLEEKKQILYLLGPVGGGKSSLAERLKALMQLVPIYTLSANGERSPVNDHPLCLFNPQEDASILEKEYNIPTRYLGTIMSPWAAKRLHEFGGDITKFKVVKVRPSILDQIAIAKTEPGDENNQDISALVGKVDIRKLENHAQNDPDAYGYSGALCRANQGIMEFVEMFKAPIKVLHPLLTATQEGNYNGTEGISALPFSGIILAHSNESEWVTFRNNKNNEAFLDRVYIVKVPYCLRVSEEIKIYDKLLDHSELTHAPCAPGTLETLARFTVLSRLKEPENSSIYSKMRVYDGESLKDTDPKAKSYQEYRDYAGVDEGMNGLSTRFAFKILSRVFNFDHVEVAANPVHLFYVLEQQIEREQFPQDVAEKYLEHLKGYLIPKYAEFIGKEIQTAYLESYSEYGQNIFDRYVTYADFWIQDQEYRDPDTGQLFDRESLNAELEKIEKPAGISNPKDFRNEIVNFVLRARANNSGRNPNWTSYEKLRTVIEKKMFSNTEELLPVISFNAKTSTDEQKKHDDFVDRMMEKGYTRKQVRLLCEWYLRVRKSS; from the coding sequence ATGAACATATTTGATCACTATCGCCAGCGTTACGAAGCTGCCAAGGACGAAGAGTTTACACTGCAGGAGTTTCTTACCATTTGCAGGCAAGATCGCAGTGCTTACGCCAATGCGGCGGAACGTCTCCTTATGGCTATCGGTGAACCCGTCATGGTGGACACCGCGCTTGAATCACGCATGTCACGTTTGTTTTCCAACCGTGTGATAGCCCGCTATCCAGCATTTGAGGAATTTTACGGCATGGAGGAAGCTATCGAACAGATCGTTTCTTACCTAAAACATGCCGCACAAGGTCTGGAAGAGAAAAAACAAATTCTCTATCTCTTGGGGCCCGTTGGGGGAGGAAAATCATCGCTGGCAGAACGTCTGAAAGCCTTGATGCAACTCGTGCCTATTTACACCCTGAGTGCCAACGGTGAGCGCAGCCCGGTGAACGACCACCCGTTGTGCCTGTTTAACCCTCAGGAAGATGCAAGCATTCTAGAAAAAGAATACAACATCCCAACTCGCTATCTTGGTACCATCATGTCTCCGTGGGCCGCCAAACGCCTGCACGAGTTTGGCGGCGATATCACAAAATTCAAAGTTGTGAAGGTTCGCCCTTCTATACTTGATCAAATTGCGATCGCCAAAACCGAACCCGGTGATGAAAACAATCAGGATATTTCTGCATTGGTCGGCAAAGTGGATATCCGTAAACTCGAAAACCACGCGCAGAACGATCCTGATGCTTATGGCTACTCCGGTGCATTATGCCGCGCTAACCAGGGGATCATGGAGTTCGTAGAGATGTTTAAAGCACCGATCAAGGTGCTACACCCTCTGCTGACTGCCACCCAGGAAGGTAATTATAATGGTACTGAAGGTATTTCTGCACTACCGTTCAGCGGCATTATCTTGGCACACTCAAACGAATCAGAATGGGTGACTTTCCGAAACAACAAAAATAATGAGGCCTTCCTTGACCGTGTCTACATCGTCAAAGTGCCTTACTGCTTGCGAGTATCGGAAGAGATTAAAATCTACGATAAACTGCTTGATCATAGTGAATTAACCCATGCGCCCTGTGCTCCTGGTACCTTGGAAACCCTGGCTCGCTTTACCGTCCTATCACGGCTGAAAGAACCAGAAAACTCAAGTATTTACTCGAAGATGCGTGTCTATGATGGTGAAAGTCTGAAAGACACCGATCCAAAAGCCAAGTCGTACCAGGAATACCGCGATTATGCTGGGGTTGATGAAGGTATGAATGGTCTTTCGACACGTTTCGCCTTCAAGATCCTGTCTCGGGTATTCAACTTTGATCATGTTGAAGTTGCTGCCAACCCAGTGCACTTATTCTATGTACTGGAGCAACAGATCGAACGTGAACAATTCCCACAGGATGTTGCTGAAAAATACCTTGAGCATCTGAAAGGCTATCTGATCCCTAAATATGCCGAATTTATCGGCAAAGAAATTCAGACTGCTTACCTGGAATCTTATTCCGAATATGGCCAGAATATTTTCGACCGTTATGTGACCTACGCGGACTTTTGGATCCAGGATCAAGAGTATAGAGATCCAGACACTGGCCAGTTGTTTGATCGCGAGTCTTTGAATGCTGAGCTGGAAAAGATCGAGAAACCCGCTGGTATCAGCAATCCTAAAGACTTCCGCAACGAAATCGTCAATTTTGTCCTACGGGCACGTGCCAATAACAGTGGTCGGAACCCGAACTGGACCAGTTACGAGAAGCTGCGCACGGTTATCGAGAAGAAAATGTTCTCGAACACTGAAGAGTTACTGCCTGTCATTTCCTTTAATGCTAAAACCTCAACGGACGAGCAGAAAAAACACGATGATTTCGTCGACCGTATGATGGAAAAAGGCTATACACGCAAACAGGTTCGCTTGCTGTGCGAATGGTATCTGCGGGTAAGAAAATCTTCATGA
- a CDS encoding YeaH/YhbH family protein: MAYFIDRRLNGKNKSMVNRQRFLRRYKSQIKQSIAEAINKRSVTDVDSGESVSIPSGDISEPMFHQGRGGTHHRVHPGNDHFVQNDRVERPQGGGGGGSGQGNASQNGEGQDEFVFQISKDEYLDLLFEDLALPNLKKNQYKQLTEYKTHRAGYTANGVPANISVVRSLQNSLARRTAMTAGKRRALHELEDSLSQLENTEPVQLLEEERLRKEIAELRKKIESVPFIDTFDLRYKNYERRPEPSSQAVMFCLMDVSGSMDQATKDMAKRFYILLYLFLSRTYKNVDVVYIRHHTQAKEVDEQEFFYSQETGGTIVSSALKLMSEVVEERYDPAQWNIYAAQASDGDNWADDSPLCYELLAKNILPVVRYYSYIEITRRAHQTLWREYEQLQMTFENFAMQHIREPDDIYPVFRELFHKQTA, encoded by the coding sequence ATGGCGTATTTCATTGACCGACGGCTTAATGGTAAAAACAAGAGCATGGTGAACCGCCAGCGCTTCTTACGTCGTTACAAGTCACAAATTAAACAGTCGATCGCCGAAGCCATCAATAAGCGTTCGGTTACCGACGTGGATAGCGGTGAATCTGTCTCGATTCCCTCAGGTGATATCAGCGAGCCTATGTTTCATCAGGGGCGTGGCGGTACGCATCATCGTGTTCATCCGGGTAATGATCACTTCGTACAAAACGACCGTGTCGAACGCCCGCAAGGTGGCGGCGGCGGCGGAAGTGGCCAAGGAAATGCAAGTCAAAATGGCGAGGGGCAGGATGAGTTTGTATTTCAGATATCCAAAGATGAATATCTAGATTTATTGTTTGAAGATCTCGCGCTGCCTAATCTAAAGAAAAATCAGTATAAGCAACTTACTGAATACAAAACGCACCGTGCCGGTTATACCGCTAACGGTGTACCTGCCAATATTAGCGTTGTGCGCTCACTGCAAAATTCTTTAGCACGGCGAACAGCCATGACTGCTGGCAAACGGCGTGCATTACACGAACTTGAAGATAGTCTCTCGCAGTTGGAAAATACCGAGCCGGTGCAGTTGCTTGAAGAAGAGCGTCTTCGCAAAGAGATCGCTGAACTGAGGAAGAAAATCGAAAGTGTGCCGTTTATCGATACTTTCGATCTGCGTTACAAGAATTACGAACGCCGCCCTGAGCCCTCCAGTCAGGCAGTGATGTTTTGTCTGATGGATGTTTCAGGATCAATGGATCAGGCGACTAAAGACATGGCAAAGCGCTTTTATATTCTACTGTACCTGTTCCTCAGCAGAACTTATAAGAACGTTGATGTCGTTTACATTCGCCATCATACCCAGGCTAAAGAGGTCGATGAGCAGGAGTTCTTTTACTCTCAGGAAACAGGTGGCACTATTGTATCAAGTGCGTTAAAACTGATGAGTGAAGTCGTCGAAGAGCGTTACGACCCTGCACAATGGAATATCTATGCGGCTCAAGCTTCAGACGGTGATAACTGGGCAGATGACTCCCCACTATGCTACGAGCTGTTGGCAAAGAATATTTTGCCCGTAGTACGCTATTATAGTTACATCGAAATCACCCGCCGTGCTCACCAAACACTATGGCGTGAATATGAGCAACTGCAAATGACATTTGAAAACTTTGCGATGCAACATATTCGTGAACCAGATGATATCTACCCAGTATTTAGAGAGTTGTTCCACAAGCAGACGGCATAA